Proteins from one Cytophagia bacterium CHB2 genomic window:
- a CDS encoding response regulator: MNHKILIVDDEAHLRMLIEQTLEDLQDEGVELLTAGNGEEALETIKAEKPDLVFLDVMMPKMSGFDVCQAVKKELKLEGIHIVLLTAKGQEFDKHKGQEVGADLYMTKPFDPDALLAKAKEVLGI, encoded by the coding sequence CCCATCTGCGCATGCTGATCGAGCAAACCCTGGAAGATCTGCAAGATGAGGGCGTGGAATTGCTGACCGCCGGCAATGGCGAAGAAGCGCTGGAGACGATCAAGGCAGAAAAGCCCGACCTCGTCTTCCTCGATGTGATGATGCCGAAGATGAGCGGGTTCGACGTGTGCCAGGCGGTCAAAAAAGAATTGAAGCTCGAGGGTATTCACATCGTTTTGCTGACCGCGAAAGGCCAGGAGTTTGACAAACACAAAGGGCAGGAAGTCGGCGCCGATCTCTACATGACCAAACCGTTCGACCCGGATGCGCTGCTGGCGAAAGCCAAAGAGGTGCTTGGCATATGA